The following is a genomic window from Nodosilinea sp. PGN35.
GCCTGACAGCCCTGCGCCCAGTGGTTGTTGATGTTGCAGGTGAGGTGTATCGCCCTGGCCCTGTGCAATTGAGTAGTTTGACGACTGCTCAAACACAGCTAGATGTGAATGCGCGAATTACTGCTGCTACTACTACACCTACCCTATCCTCGGCGTTGGTGTCTGCGGGGGGTATACGCCGCACCGCAGATATTCGTTCCGTGGTGGTTAGGCGACGGCTGCCCAATGGTCAAGCCCAAGAGATCTCTGTGAACTTGTGGAACGCAATCTCCAACGGTGGGCAAGGTGATAACCTGGTGCTGAGGGATGGTGACTCTATCTTTGTGCCAAGGGCACAGCCAGGGTCTGAAATTGATCCGGCCTTAGTGGCCAGCTCAAGTATTGCTCCAGACAATGTTCGGGTACGTGTGATTGGAGATGGCGTTGTTCGGCCTGGGGAAGTGCAGGTGCAGCCAAACAGCTCGGTCGCAGGTGCGATCGCAGCGGCTGGCGGCCCTAATTCTGATGCAGCTCTCGGTGAGGTTAGACTGGTACGGCTTTCCGAAACAGGCCAAGTCGAGGATCAAAGAGTTGATCTGTCAAGTTTGGTAGATAACAATCAAATTCAAGACGGAGATGTGATTTTAGTACCTAAAAAAGGTTACCTCGTCGGTCTTGATAACATCAATCGCGCTTTGACACCCATTTTGGCACCCCTAGGCGGTATTTTTGGTATTCTAGATATCTTCAATATATTTGGCAATGATTGATGATGGTCAGCCTAAGTTCAGGTATGGTAACTGAATGGGGCGCTGCTATCTAATAGAGCTATGTTGCTGAATCCCAACTCCTTGGCTTAACCAGGGAGTTTTTTTATATATGTTTTCAACGCTACTATAGCAATCCAAATTGATTCAT
Proteins encoded in this region:
- a CDS encoding polysaccharide biosynthesis/export family protein, whose translation is MKLDKRSIALISLSATLAHSYLWGVELAKAQQSVDFNAPAIELPSSQEFNAPAVVLPGSQSPGNYVLGAGDQIAIEVFGYEEFTGSRVVLPDGTMPFPFLGSIQAGGKTVDALSEEITQGLNAYLVNPVVNVSLTALRPVVVDVAGEVYRPGPVQLSSLTTAQTQLDVNARITAATTTPTLSSALVSAGGIRRTADIRSVVVRRRLPNGQAQEISVNLWNAISNGGQGDNLVLRDGDSIFVPRAQPGSEIDPALVASSSIAPDNVRVRVIGDGVVRPGEVQVQPNSSVAGAIAAAGGPNSDAALGEVRLVRLSETGQVEDQRVDLSSLVDNNQIQDGDVILVPKKGYLVGLDNINRALTPILAPLGGIFGILDIFNIFGND